One window of the Asticcacaulis sp. SL142 genome contains the following:
- a CDS encoding lasso RiPP family leader peptide-containing protein yields MTQVKAVYEAPTVAKVGDFETTTQNTGTGGTLDASFPVGTPFADLTFS; encoded by the coding sequence ATGACGCAAGTTAAGGCTGTTTACGAAGCCCCGACCGTTGCTAAGGTCGGCGACTTTGAAACCACCACCCAGAACACGGGTACCGGTGGTACGCTGGATGCCTCCTTCCCGGTTGGCACCCCGTTTGCGGATCTGACCTTCTCTTAA
- a CDS encoding GumC family protein yields MKPETFDIAADREDILQIRLDLRSIGFDYRRYIWIFLALFVGVFALTYLYLSSRPKLYTATAIVALDARNVALTPENEALVQLPQDDTPESLQVNTELVLLQQVSLAERVVESLKLDQHPAFAPQPVDPKTANKTDTSAQSSQPAQTPEEKAAQRRRAIAGALLYGLKIKRQETTRIVYLNYSSPSPELAADVANEWSLQYIAQKIDQNQAELQSAGSGMAERLDKLRGEVLAREEALANYKVANNLMTVGTATLTESEISALNRQVASNKLDLAEQEAKLATARQQLQNTGVSAEMAGPVGSRVLTTLRLKRAQITRQIADLQTTYGPRHPQVIAAQDQLSDIDQQIRTEGDRLLSSLEAEVDIDRRRLSQTQSSLGAATGQLVYANSASAGLSQLENDAAVAQEIFEHYLDLYKQSLTANPAQNIHARLISLARIPAAPSSPNLILAFVIALGLGTVAGVGGVFTRQIFETGIIAPGDIGYKLGLPHLATLVKVKSPSKNAPPSLPAPLSLPDYVIQNPGSAFAEGLRGLRTSLLYTANDHGGIIAITSPLPSEGKSTTSVCLARVMAMSGQSVIVVECDLRRPGLSRALGRRAENGLIEVLQGDANLEDVILNDDIGVDYLLAPRKDRDVTGVFEAPIMDRFITYLRHKYDIVILDTPPVLAIAETQILTKFADQTIMLVRWAKTPMRAVKAALSSLRQTGGPVIGIVLTQMDERLFKKSSMY; encoded by the coding sequence ATGAAGCCTGAAACCTTCGACATCGCGGCGGATCGCGAAGATATTCTGCAAATCCGCCTTGATCTGCGCTCCATCGGCTTTGATTATCGCCGTTATATATGGATATTTTTAGCGCTGTTTGTGGGCGTATTTGCGCTCACCTATCTCTATCTGAGCAGCCGCCCCAAGCTATATACCGCCACCGCGATCGTAGCCCTCGATGCCCGCAATGTGGCCCTGACCCCCGAAAATGAGGCTCTGGTGCAACTGCCTCAGGATGACACGCCGGAATCGCTTCAGGTCAATACGGAACTGGTGCTGCTGCAACAGGTGTCTTTGGCCGAGCGCGTTGTTGAGTCGCTAAAACTGGATCAGCATCCGGCCTTTGCGCCGCAACCGGTTGATCCCAAAACGGCAAACAAGACTGACACCAGCGCGCAATCCTCGCAACCCGCCCAAACGCCAGAGGAAAAGGCAGCCCAAAGACGGCGCGCCATTGCCGGGGCGCTATTGTATGGTCTGAAGATCAAACGCCAGGAAACCACTCGCATCGTCTATCTGAACTATTCATCGCCGTCGCCCGAACTGGCCGCCGATGTCGCCAATGAATGGAGCCTGCAATATATCGCCCAGAAGATCGATCAGAATCAGGCCGAACTGCAAAGTGCCGGCAGCGGTATGGCCGAACGGCTGGATAAACTGCGCGGCGAAGTGCTGGCCCGCGAAGAAGCTCTGGCTAATTATAAGGTCGCCAATAACCTGATGACGGTGGGCACAGCCACCCTGACTGAAAGCGAAATCTCAGCCCTGAACCGGCAGGTCGCCAGTAACAAACTCGATCTGGCCGAGCAGGAGGCAAAACTCGCCACCGCCCGCCAGCAATTGCAAAATACCGGCGTCAGCGCCGAAATGGCAGGCCCCGTTGGCTCACGCGTCCTGACGACCTTGCGCTTAAAACGCGCCCAGATCACGCGCCAGATTGCCGACCTGCAAACGACCTATGGCCCGCGCCACCCGCAGGTCATCGCCGCTCAGGATCAGCTTTCCGATATCGATCAGCAAATTCGTACCGAAGGCGACCGGCTTTTGTCCAGTCTCGAAGCCGAGGTTGATATTGACCGCCGCCGCCTCAGCCAGACCCAGTCCAGTCTGGGGGCCGCCACCGGCCAACTGGTCTACGCCAATAGCGCCAGCGCCGGTCTCAGCCAGCTTGAAAATGATGCGGCTGTGGCTCAGGAAATCTTTGAGCACTATCTTGACCTTTATAAACAATCCCTTACGGCCAATCCGGCGCAGAACATTCATGCCCGCCTGATCTCTCTGGCCCGTATCCCCGCGGCACCCAGCTCCCCCAATCTGATATTGGCCTTTGTCATTGCGCTGGGCCTCGGCACGGTGGCCGGTGTTGGCGGCGTGTTCACTCGTCAGATTTTTGAAACCGGCATCATCGCCCCCGGCGATATCGGCTATAAGCTGGGGCTGCCGCATCTGGCGACGCTCGTTAAGGTCAAATCCCCGTCCAAAAATGCGCCCCCCTCCTTGCCCGCCCCCCTGTCCCTGCCCGATTATGTCATTCAGAATCCGGGTTCCGCCTTTGCCGAGGGGCTTCGAGGTTTGCGCACCTCCCTGCTCTATACGGCCAATGATCATGGCGGGATTATCGCCATCACTTCGCCCCTGCCGTCGGAGGGCAAATCGACCACTTCGGTCTGTCTGGCCAGAGTCATGGCCATGTCCGGTCAGTCAGTGATTGTGGTTGAATGCGATCTGCGCCGCCCGGGCTTGAGCCGCGCTTTGGGGCGTCGGGCCGAAAACGGCCTGATCGAAGTGCTGCAAGGCGATGCCAATCTGGAAGATGTGATCCTTAATGACGATATCGGCGTTGATTATCTGCTGGCGCCGCGCAAGGATCGCGATGTCACCGGCGTATTCGAAGCCCCGATCATGGATCGCTTCATTACCTATCTGCGCCACAAGTACGATATTGTTATTCTCGATACGCCGCCGGTTCTGGCCATTGCCGAAACCCAGATTCTCACAAAATTTGCCGATCAGACCATTATGCTGGTGCGCTGGGCCAAGACCCCGATGCGGGCCGTCAAAGCCGCCCTGTCCAGTTTGAGACAAACCGGCGGCCCGGTGATCGGCATCGTCCTCACCCAGATGGATGAGCGGCTGTTCAAGAAAAGCTCAATGTACTGA
- a CDS encoding PqqD family protein: protein MALVNSSIITASGDVVGTELAGGLALLDLRTGSYFNLNQTGAYVWSQIEGSAKTIGDILGAMTQAYDVSADVLEQDLQTLLTQLSEQGLIAVSA, encoded by the coding sequence GTGGCGCTGGTGAATTCTTCAATCATTACGGCGTCGGGCGATGTGGTCGGCACGGAACTGGCCGGTGGGCTGGCTCTGCTGGATTTACGCACCGGCAGCTATTTTAACCTCAATCAGACCGGCGCCTATGTCTGGTCGCAGATCGAAGGCTCGGCCAAGACGATTGGCGATATTTTGGGCGCGATGACGCAGGCCTATGATGTCAGTGCCGACGTTCTGGAACAGGATTTGCAGACTTTGCTGACGCAATTGTCAGAACAGGGCCTGATTGCCGTCAGCGCGTAA
- a CDS encoding lasso peptide biosynthesis B2 protein, translated as MQTAWKNILSGTKYFALNLYFRAYILAFGYKRIKQHIREIEGPPAPPWEARRVGWFVFKTAKPIPGATCLSRAMTAQYILKRHGFGSSLCLGVAQSDKPGDKGLLAHAWVMSGDQVVVGNESGELERYKLLTRMGARIP; from the coding sequence ATGCAGACGGCTTGGAAAAATATCCTGTCGGGAACCAAATATTTCGCGCTGAACCTCTATTTCCGCGCCTATATCCTTGCCTTTGGATACAAGCGAATAAAGCAGCACATCCGTGAAATTGAGGGGCCTCCGGCCCCGCCGTGGGAAGCCCGCCGGGTCGGATGGTTTGTGTTTAAAACCGCCAAACCCATTCCCGGCGCGACCTGCCTGTCACGGGCCATGACCGCACAATATATCCTGAAACGGCATGGTTTCGGGTCATCGTTATGTCTCGGTGTCGCCCAGAGCGATAAACCGGGCGACAAGGGGCTGTTGGCCCACGCCTGGGTCATGAGCGGCGATCAGGTCGTGGTTGGCAATGAATCGGGTGAGCTTGAGCGCTATAAGCTGCTGACCCGGATGGGTGCACGGATCCCTTGA
- a CDS encoding nucleotidyltransferase family protein, with protein MSLLCLNLAQLLDPGHAPKSPIDAPKNTEKSIDYARKNKLGVLFARTLPPYEHDAPHYKDFISETKKVALTNSRILHLVHKTHLTLESAGINHVFYKGPLQQKILYGDFFSKKSVDADLLVARKDFSRAREVLVAAGFSVPAECHRLWWRLFLGEQHLFTDSSGPHSVDLHHRLQQPGSPAPRRVDRFMSNPVKVNLGSNSIPTPNTKYIALISAMNLVKAIYNRQPGGSYAMDLLTALRQMSPAEINALQQEARLQGLFNTTQFAARLSALVFGVSDLFSDEALTLPISDDKLEQLLLAPDEMLADMPRRRTMLRTLSDHPVTDFPLESARWLISETARITPWL; from the coding sequence ATGAGCCTTCTGTGTCTGAATCTGGCCCAACTGCTTGATCCCGGACACGCGCCCAAATCCCCAATTGACGCGCCTAAAAATACTGAAAAATCAATTGATTATGCCCGCAAAAACAAGCTTGGTGTGCTTTTTGCACGCACCCTCCCCCCCTACGAGCATGATGCACCGCACTATAAAGACTTCATAAGTGAAACCAAGAAGGTCGCATTAACCAATTCCCGCATCCTTCACCTGGTTCACAAAACTCACCTGACGCTAGAATCTGCGGGCATTAACCACGTATTTTATAAGGGTCCGCTGCAACAAAAAATTCTCTACGGCGACTTTTTTTCGAAAAAAAGTGTCGATGCCGACCTGCTCGTGGCCAGAAAAGACTTCTCCCGCGCCCGCGAAGTGCTTGTCGCCGCTGGATTTTCAGTTCCGGCAGAATGTCACCGTCTATGGTGGCGTCTGTTTCTGGGTGAGCAACACCTGTTCACTGATTCGTCCGGCCCCCATTCGGTCGATCTGCACCACCGTCTGCAGCAGCCCGGATCGCCCGCACCCCGCCGAGTTGACAGATTTATGAGCAATCCTGTTAAGGTTAATTTGGGCTCAAACAGTATTCCAACCCCAAACACAAAGTATATCGCGCTTATCTCGGCGATGAATCTTGTGAAAGCTATTTACAACCGTCAACCGGGTGGTAGCTATGCTATGGATCTGCTGACAGCCCTGCGCCAGATGTCGCCCGCAGAAATCAACGCCCTGCAACAGGAGGCCCGCCTTCAGGGGCTTTTCAATACTACACAATTTGCGGCACGTCTTTCGGCGCTTGTCTTTGGGGTCAGCGATCTGTTCTCGGACGAAGCCCTGACTTTACCGATCTCTGATGATAAACTCGAGCAGCTACTCTTGGCACCCGATGAAATGCTGGCGGACATGCCGCGCCGCCGGACGATGCTGCGCACCTTAAGCGATCACCCCGTCACGGATTTCCCCCTTGAGAGTGCGCGCTGGCTGATCTCGGAAACCGCCCGAATCACCCCCTGGCTGTAG